Proteins encoded within one genomic window of Besnoitia besnoiti strain Bb-Ger1 chromosome II, whole genome shotgun sequence:
- a CDS encoding electron-transfer-flavoprotein, alpha polypeptide (encoded by transcript BESB_033360) — translation MFSKRCFSVSLVVAEHKNVDNQATTSKKNGPATVITTSTLAAIQASSAFLQPVEVLVCAEGSAADSLTDQLRQRHGVAKVLRCSGNSAQICQADALALLISRLQRERDVSVICGAAGSVCRDVLPRLAALLDVQPIADVVAIKTSRSMDAVTFVRPVYAGSALCSFASSEKIKIVTVRTAAFTPGETAGTRAAGDRAPVEDLCVTAASSDLAWLTEDLTATNKPQLDAAEVVVTGGRGLKSASNFSNILEPLRAKLRNAAIGASRAAVDAGYASNDLQIGQTGKVVAPRLYIAVGVSGASQHLAGMKDSKVVVAINNDPCAPIFQVSDYYLEGDLFQAVPELTSKLPEQ, via the exons ATGTTCTCGAAACGGTGCTTCTCCGTATCACTTGTAGTTGCTGAGCACAAGAACGTTGACAACCAGGCAACCACCTCGAAGAAGAACGGGCCAGCTACGGTCATAACCACCTCCACACTCGCTGCCATCcaggcgtcctctgcgttccTACAACCC GTGGAGGTTCTTGTATGTGCAGAAGGATCCGCCGCCGACTCCCTCACTGACCAGCTGAGACAGCGACATGGTGTCGCTAAGGTGTTGCGGTGCTCTGGCAACTCTGCCCAGATTTGCCAAGCAGATGCTCTCGCCTTGCTGATAAGTCGGCTTCAGCGCGAACGGGATGTATCGGTCATTTGCGGTGCGGCCGGGAGCGTTTGCAGGGATGTCCTACCTCGGCTGGCAGCTCTCCTAGACGTCCAGCCGATTGCTGATGTGGTGGCAATCAAGACGAGTAGAAGCATG GACGCGGTTACATTCGTGAGGCCGGTCTACGCAGGCAGCGCACTTTGCTCTTTTGCATCATCCGAAAAGATCAAA ATTGTCACAGTTCGTACGGCGGCATTTACTCCTGGAGAGACTGCAGGCACGAGGGCagcaggcgaccgcgcccCCGTTGAAGACTTGTGTGTTACCGCTGCATCCTCTGATCTG GCGTGGCTAACCGAAGACCTCACAGCGACCAATAAGCCGCAGCTTGACGCAGCTGAAGTG GTGGTAACTGGGGGCCGCGGCCTGAAGAGCGCATCCAATTTTTCCAATATCTTGGAGCCACTGAGGGCTAAGCTTCGAAACGCGGCAA TAGGAGCATCGCGGGCGGCCGTCGACGCCGGCTACGCTTCGAACGACCTACAG ATTGGGCAAACCGGGAAAGTGGTTGCACCTCGCTTGTACATCGCCGTGGGCGTCAGCGGGGCGAGCCAACATCTTGCAGGAATGAAAGATTCGAAAGTCGTAGTCGCAATCAACAACGATCCTTGTGCGCCTATTTTCCAG GTCTCAGACTACTACTTGGAAGGTGATTTGTTTCAGGCCGTACCGGAACTGACTAGCAAATTACCTGAGCAATAG
- a CDS encoding hypothetical protein (encoded by transcript BESB_033370): MATDSSSGLSLPPKNGELREKEDAALQGDDLRLTVTLADREPVQIEVKSSTEVGYVKLLLAERLGVEAWRLRLFYHNDGKEVTLIDPMSLCDFKGIRPPTAELQAQVL, translated from the exons ATGGCGACAGATAGCAGCAGTGGTCTCTCGTTACCACCGAAGAACGGCGAACTCCGGGAGAAAGAGGACGCCGCACTCCAGGGCGATGACCTCCGTCTCACCGTCACGCTCGCCGATAGAGAGCCCGTACAAATTGAG GTAAAGAGCAGCACCGAGGTGGGCTACGTCAAGTTGCTCCTGGCGGAACGGCTTGGTGTCGAGGCTTGGCGCCTTCGGCTTTTTTACCACAATGACGGCAAGGAAGTCACTCTGATCGACCCGATGAGTCTATGCGACTTCAAGGGCATCCGTCCGCCCACTGCTGAGCTGCAAGCTCAGGTTCTGTGA
- a CDS encoding hypothetical protein (encoded by transcript BESB_033380) has protein sequence MPGDFSAGHMPARHSILVSSSGSTARFSLPSSLLAEDGLQYGPPPEVHSGCLGRGTRPRAASSDSEEVDSDEGEAAQRRQPLAAGRACRTNEEETPPLAAAPHHQRAWRADADDRVSEYVPGVEGAAKSEAQPTSSRNQGNYGGRHERGYLLRMPAQTEGVATGSGRIFSGDSSGRGPVDLLRLVSLRRHGKSCFRPTTLVRQSQSGAPRPDEAGALPVRPAPVDAETASTAPSPLPPSRSGSRAEQAGGHDELVSAADGLQRKDLHTNGRSAVHTARQKGNEPVPPRGCPLVAARGSSTATPHLVEGSLPEGSSSAGIRRPRDSIASSLDRSSTGGCPTADSGLHDFLYAAAASPHFDEGAPRGEWGETDERQGESPVGSFFSAGATVAGQGSPRSCAGLANRASEHYALGPGTRFPATAFEGLTVPLSEATTRAAESSGRLREASRGHGRLDKLTVKRVRGPAGASKETGKTILRRRTPSDESACPTSSTDRREPLRPSGKRNLNSSCFALAGRVDGQRSLRTEGATATEKPTSKDRARQKCARYFHRCVSAARSDALLEVRQFQRMLHGACVAGEQTRGEFDTAQDRAWFCSNTEQLPSKEATQYPLRNRGFRPFGVSDHVGNLPDGLSEGLPLALFRPAESPPDSRGTAVCGEAHSPPRASGTGDASGEASSPAGCFGPGALQRQEREGALARWCRRLLLVQVLRAKEAFRGGGVVIVGRLVKVSHMGVTPCTSGDGGGVNVQFIIEPQRWCSICKVVAGSLDTATAVAGAPGEARHQEGQLKGATERGISESMRETCSGTEPRWIHRPLLLGLLRPRMLRVQRGQPGWGGVSSEPRGRATSAGKRWLLLHAGVIPITAVSYSL, from the exons ATGCCTGGCGACTTCTCGGCGGGTCACATGCCCGCGAGACATTCCATCCTTGTTTCATCGTCTGGCTCGACGGCGAGGTTCTCACTCCCGAGCAGTCTCCTCGCAGAGGACGGACTGCAGTATGGGCCCCCCCCGGAAGTCCACTCTGGGTGTCTAGGGCGCGGCACTCGTCCGCGGGCAGCCTCAAGCGACTCGGAGGAAGTCGATTCCGATGAGGGCGAGGCAGCTCAGCGACGGCAGCCTCTTGCGGCTGGTCGGGCCTGCAGAACAAACGAGGAAGAGACTCCTCCTCTTGCAGCAGCTCCCCATCACCAACGTGCCTGGCGGGCAGATGCGGACGATCGAGTTTCAGAATATGTGCCTGgcgtggagggcgccgcaAAGTCGGAGGCTCAGCCTACGTCCTCAAGGAATCAAGGCAACTACGGCGGGCGGCACGAGCGCGGATACCTTTTACGGATGCCTGCTCAAACGGAAGGCGTGGCGACTGGATCTGGACGCATTTTCAGTGGAGACTCCTCAGGTCGGGGGCCCGTGGATCTCTTGAGGTTGGTGTCGCTGCGGAGACACGGGAAGTCCTGCTTCCGTCCGACAACGCTCGTCCGACAGTCGCAGTCAGGCGCCCCGAGACCGGATGAAGCAGGTGCGCTGCCAGTGCGACCAGCGCCGGTGGATGCGGAAACCGCTTCAACAGCGCCCTCCCCTCTCCCACCTAGTCGTAGCGGATCGAGGGCAGAGCAGGCGGGTGGCCACGACGAACTCGTTTCCGCTGCAGATGGTCTCCAGCGCAAAGACCTTCACACTAACGGACGCAGTGCAGTTCATACAGCAAGGCAAAAGGGTAATGAACCGGTGCCACCGCGCGGGTGCCCGCTAGTGGCGGCACGAGGAagctcgacggcgacgccacATCTTGTAGAAGGTAGCTTGCCGGAGGGGAGTTCCTCTGCGGGCattcgcaggccgcgcgactCCATCGCGTCTTCTCTTGATCGTTCGTCTACGGGAGGCTG CCCCACCGCCGATTCAGGACTGCACGACTTCTTGtacgctgccgccgcttcaCCGCATTTCGACGAAGGCGCTCCGAGGGGCGAATGGGGGGAGACAGACGAGCGCCAGGGGGAATCGCCAGTAGGCAGCTTTTTTTCTGCCGGAGCTACGGTTGCTGGACAAGGGTCGCCTCGTTCTTGCGCTGGCCTGGCGAACCGCGCAAGCGAGCACTACGCGCTGGGGCCGGGGACACGCTTTCCAGCGACCGCGTTTGAGGGCCTCACGGTGCCTCTCTCAGAGGCCACGACACGAGCAGCAGAAAGCAgcgggcggctgcgagaGGCTTCCCGCGGGCACGGGAGACTTGACAAACTCACAGTgaagcgcgtgcgcggtCCTGCAGGTGCCAGTAAAGAAACCGGCAAGACGATCCTACGGCGACGCACGCCTTCTGACGAGTCAGCGTGTCCCACCAGCTCCACAGACAGGCGTGAGCCGCTCCGCCCAAGCGGGAAGAGGAATCTCAATTCcagctgcttcgccctcgcgggcaGAGTCGATGGGCAGCGGTCCCTGCGGACCgaaggcgcgaccgcgaccgAGAAACCGACCAGCAAGGATCGCGCGCGTCAAAAGTGCGCGCGGTATTTCCATCGGTGTGTGTCTGCCGCTCGaagcgacgcgctgctggaAGTGCGACAATTTCAACGGATGCTGCACGGGGCATGCGTTGCGGGCGAGCAGACACGAGGAGAATTCGACACAGCGCAGGATCGCGCCTGGTTTTGCTCAAATACTGAGCAGCTACCCTCGAAGGAAGCAACGCAATACCCGCTTAGAAACCGCGGTTTTCGACCATTCGGCGTCTCTGATCACGTAGGCAATCTGCCTGATGGCCTATCTGAAGGCCTAcctctcgcgctctttcGTCCGGCGGAATCCCCACCCGATTCCCGAGGGACTGCAGTCTGTGGAGAAGCGCACTCTCCTCCACGTGCAAGTGGAACTGGCGATGCCTCTGGGGAGGCGTCGTCTCCCGCTGGGTGCTTCGGCCCGGGCGCCTTGCAAAGacaggagcgcgagggcgccttGGCACGATGGTGCAGACGCCTGCTTCTCGTCCAGGTGCTGCGGGCGAAAGAAGCCTTCCGCGGTGGCGGCGTAGTCATCGTCGGACGTTTGGTCAAGGTTTCCCACATGGGTGTAACGCCGTGCACGTCGGGGGACGGCGGGGGAGTCAACGTACAATTTATTATCGAACCGCAGAGGTGGTGCAGCATCTGCAAGGTCGTAGCGGGCTCTTTGGACACGGCGACCGCAGTGGCGGGAGCCCCAGGCGAAGCTCGCCATCAAGAGGGGCAGTTAAAAGGCGCCACTGAACGCGGCATTTCTGAGAGTATGCGTGAAACCTGTTCAGGGACAGAGCCGAGGTGGATTCATCGGCCCCTGTTACTGGGACTCCTGAGACCGCGGATGCTGCGGGTGCAGAGGGGACAACCTGGATGGGGAGGCGTGAGTAGTgagccgcgaggccgagcgacCAGCGCAGGGAAGCGCTGGCTGCTGCTTCACGCAGGTGTCATTCCTATAACTGCAGTTTCGTATTCACTGTAG
- a CDS encoding hypothetical protein (encoded by transcript BESB_033390), producing MAASSEATVKDSHLRHPPEFDGGKVHSWVASFEHFMRIKKVPEKEWANSAKTYFSLSAWEKWMHHEGKDYDKEPRSWEEFKGKVEKVFCHHEKGEEKLKDMKKKPST from the coding sequence ATGGCAGCCTCGAGTGAAGCGACAGTGAAGGACAGTCACCTTCGGCATCCGCCGGAGTTCGACGGAGGGAAAGTTCATTCGTGGGTTGCGTCGTTCGAGCACTTCATGAGAATTAAGAAGGTACCGGAGAAGGAGTGGGCCAACTCAGCCAAGACGTACTTTTCCCTCAGTGCTTGGGAGAAATGGATGCATCACGAGGGGAAAGATTATGACAAAGAGCCTCGTTCGTGGGAAGAATTCAAAGGGAAGGTGGAGAAGGTCTTCTGCCATCATgagaaaggcgaagaaaagctGAAAGAcatgaagaagaagccgtCGACTTGA